A region of Thermodesulfobacteriota bacterium DNA encodes the following proteins:
- the pilM gene encoding type IV pilus assembly protein PilM — protein sequence MGLFGSKEVIGLDIGSSSVKMAHVKGVGVENRLRKFGVFPLPADSIVDGAIMDHAAVVDGIQTAMRELKVREKEVAISLSGHSVIIKKVQLATTTAEELEESIQWEVEQYIPFDIKDVKIDFQVIGPLKDDPTKMDVLLVAAKTDLINDYISVVKEAGLVPRIVDIDSLAAGNAFELTHPVSDEQVPMVVNVGASFMNINVLHAGVPLFTRDVPMGGGMYTSEIQKQIAVSYETAEEYKIGRKDPGERAAKLEEIMKVVSNLLATEAQRSYNFFSATYPDRLVTRVYLTGGAAKSTFLKEILAEKIGVGVEIFDPIQGLAVDEKTVDPAVVSQFNTSATVAVGLALRNLEAHG from the coding sequence ATGGGCCTGTTCGGCAGCAAGGAAGTCATCGGACTGGACATCGGGTCGAGCTCGGTGAAGATGGCCCACGTGAAGGGAGTCGGAGTCGAGAACCGGCTGCGGAAGTTCGGCGTATTTCCGCTCCCCGCGGACTCGATCGTGGATGGCGCCATCATGGACCACGCCGCCGTCGTCGACGGGATCCAGACCGCCATGCGGGAGCTCAAGGTCCGGGAGAAGGAGGTCGCGATCTCCCTTTCCGGCCATTCCGTCATCATCAAGAAGGTCCAGCTCGCCACCACCACCGCCGAGGAGCTCGAGGAATCGATCCAGTGGGAGGTCGAGCAGTACATCCCCTTCGACATCAAGGACGTAAAGATCGACTTCCAGGTGATCGGCCCGCTGAAGGACGACCCGACGAAGATGGACGTCCTCCTGGTTGCCGCGAAGACCGACCTGATCAACGATTACATCTCCGTGGTGAAGGAGGCGGGGCTCGTTCCCCGGATCGTCGACATCGATTCCCTCGCCGCCGGCAACGCCTTCGAGCTGACCCACCCGGTGTCCGACGAACAGGTCCCGATGGTGGTGAACGTCGGCGCCTCGTTCATGAACATCAACGTCCTCCACGCGGGGGTGCCGCTGTTCACGCGCGACGTCCCGATGGGCGGCGGGATGTACACCTCCGAGATCCAGAAGCAGATCGCCGTGAGCTACGAAACGGCAGAGGAATACAAGATCGGAAGGAAGGATCCGGGCGAGCGCGCCGCCAAGCTCGAGGAGATCATGAAGGTGGTGTCCAACCTGCTCGCGACGGAGGCGCAGCGGTCCTACAACTTCTTCTCCGCGACCTACCCCGACCGGCTCGTCACGCGGGTGTACCTGACGGGCGGGGCCGCGAAATCGACTTTCCTCAAGGAGATCCTCGCCGAGAAGATCGGGGTCGGCGTGGAGATCTTCGATCCGATCCAGGGGCTGGCGGTGGATGAAAAGACCGTCGACCCCGCCGTGGTTTCCCAATTCAACACCTCCGCAACGGTGGCGGTCGGCCTGGCGCTGCGGAACCTGGAGGCTCACGGATGA
- a CDS encoding sigma-54 dependent transcriptional regulator, translating to MADRILVVDDESSLRDAVGRILAAEGYEVREAGDGREAIRLLEAERFDFILCDLRMPVMGGLDLLREITAKGIPGTVIMMSAFGTVETAVEAMKLGAYDYVSKPFMSDEILLTLRKASERERLRTENEFLRREIEKAARPEEMLYSDAAMEEMVRTAEKVKDYDATVLVTGESGTGKELVARHLHFGGRRRGKPFVAINCGAIPETLLESELFGYRKGAFTEAKKDRAGLIEEADHGTLFLDEIGELPLPLQTKLLRFLQDGEIRRLGDTDTRRVDVRLVVATARDLEAEVAVGRFREDLFYRVNVIRLHVPPLRERPADIPLLSRHFLAHYCGKYGKAAMSLSAEALAALGGHEWRGNVRELKNLMERCSLLGGDREISREGLMAVWKVAGEGARVQETGPAHAIRVLVSPERPDLKGAVRDLERQLIRMALERTGGSRPKAAELLGISHPALLYKAKEYGLQG from the coding sequence ATGGCTGACCGCATCCTGGTGGTGGACGACGAATCGTCCTTGAGGGACGCCGTGGGGCGGATCCTGGCGGCGGAAGGGTACGAGGTCCGGGAAGCCGGCGATGGGCGCGAGGCGATTCGTCTCCTCGAGGCGGAACGGTTCGACTTCATACTGTGCGACCTGCGGATGCCCGTCATGGGCGGGCTCGACCTGCTCCGGGAGATCACGGCGAAGGGGATCCCCGGGACGGTGATCATGATGTCCGCCTTCGGGACGGTCGAAACGGCGGTCGAGGCGATGAAGCTGGGCGCCTATGACTACGTCTCCAAACCGTTCATGAGCGACGAGATCCTGCTCACCTTGAGAAAGGCGTCCGAGCGGGAGCGGTTGCGGACGGAGAACGAGTTCCTCCGGCGCGAGATCGAGAAGGCAGCCCGCCCGGAGGAGATGCTCTACTCGGACGCGGCGATGGAGGAGATGGTCCGGACCGCGGAGAAGGTCAAGGATTACGACGCCACGGTCCTGGTCACGGGGGAGAGCGGAACAGGGAAGGAGCTCGTCGCGAGGCACCTCCATTTCGGGGGGCGGCGCCGGGGGAAGCCGTTCGTCGCCATCAATTGCGGGGCGATCCCGGAAACGCTTCTGGAGAGCGAGCTGTTCGGCTACCGGAAGGGCGCCTTCACCGAGGCGAAGAAGGACCGGGCCGGGCTGATCGAGGAGGCGGACCACGGGACGCTGTTCCTCGACGAGATCGGGGAGCTCCCTCTCCCGCTGCAGACCAAGCTCCTCCGCTTCCTCCAGGACGGCGAGATCCGCCGCCTCGGGGACACGGATACGCGCCGGGTCGACGTTCGCCTGGTGGTCGCCACCGCGCGCGACCTGGAGGCGGAAGTCGCTGTGGGACGGTTCCGCGAGGACCTGTTCTACCGGGTGAACGTGATCCGCCTGCACGTCCCGCCGCTGCGGGAGAGGCCCGCGGACATCCCGCTGCTCTCCCGCCATTTCCTCGCCCATTATTGCGGAAAGTACGGCAAGGCGGCGATGAGCCTTTCCGCCGAGGCGCTGGCCGCGCTGGGTGGACACGAGTGGAGAGGAAACGTCCGGGAGCTGAAGAACCTGATGGAGCGGTGCTCCCTCCTCGGGGGAGACCGCGAGATATCGCGGGAAGGGCTGATGGCGGTATGGAAAGTCGCCGGCGAAGGAGCGCGCGTCCAGGAGACGGGCCCCGCCCATGCGATCCGGGTCCTCGTCTCTCCGGAGCGTCCAGACCTGAAGGGCGCGGTCCGGGACCTGGAGCGGCAGTTGATCCGGATGGCCCTCGAACGGACGGGAGGGAGCCGGCCCAAGGCGGCGGAGCTGCTGGGGATCAGCCATCCCGCCCTGCTTTACAAGGCGAAAGAGTACGGGCTCCAGGGATGA
- a CDS encoding PilN domain-containing protein → MIRVNLIRGKRKKRREFNLGFAFLLAPLIVLAGTLYFHTTVKGKIGRLQQDIRQANADVERLKKEIGEVEKFKARKAELQKKVDIISNLQKDRTGPVRYFEALSAAIPEKCWIDRLDLQGDRITAAGVALNNNTVANFMTALAQTGRFRDVALGSADQTTVQNVKLVRFTLTFQAVK, encoded by the coding sequence ATGATCCGGGTCAACCTCATCCGGGGTAAGCGGAAGAAGCGTCGGGAGTTCAACTTAGGCTTCGCTTTCCTCCTCGCGCCTCTGATCGTGCTGGCGGGGACGCTGTACTTCCACACCACGGTCAAGGGTAAAATCGGGCGGCTTCAGCAGGACATCCGGCAGGCAAACGCCGACGTCGAGCGCCTGAAGAAAGAGATCGGCGAGGTGGAGAAGTTCAAGGCGCGGAAGGCCGAGCTCCAGAAGAAGGTGGACATCATCTCCAACCTCCAGAAGGACCGGACGGGCCCCGTCCGCTACTTCGAGGCGCTTTCGGCCGCCATCCCGGAGAAATGCTGGATCGACCGGCTGGACCTGCAGGGCGACCGGATCACCGCCGCGGGGGTCGCGCTGAACAACAACACCGTCGCGAACTTCATGACCGCGCTGGCGCAGACGGGGCGGTTCCGGGACGTCGCGCTCGGATCGGCGGACCAGACCACGGTCCAGAACGTGAAGCTCGTGCGGTTCACCCTGACCTTCCAGGCCGTGAAGTGA
- a CDS encoding XRE family transcriptional regulator: protein MSKAELARRARLSVLTIDRVEKGLACRMDTKRKIILSLGLKLSDRDKVFKP, encoded by the coding sequence ATGAGCAAGGCGGAACTGGCCCGGCGGGCCAGGCTTTCCGTTCTGACGATCGACCGGGTGGAAAAAGGGTTGGCGTGCCGCATGGATACGAAGCGAAAGATCATCCTGTCGCTGGGGCTGAAACTGTCCGACCGGGACAAGGTTTTCAAGCCTTAA